In the Primulina eburnea isolate SZY01 unplaced genomic scaffold, ASM2296580v1 ctg739_ERROPOS11973397, whole genome shotgun sequence genome, one interval contains:
- the LOC140822077 gene encoding mRNA export factor GLE1-like isoform X4, with translation MISDEEKEQSPGGSWKTYSRSVSWTERPPRKSNSKPQWNSKARACLPPLQPLSIIRSSLEEWPKAGSDDLGIWPNPPTPGVSPGSATPRENSASDKHPREFDFRKDKLAFFEKECSRILDHIYLGSDAVAKNREILRQNGITHVLNCVGFVCPEYFKNELVYKTLWLHDCPSEDITSILYDVFGYFEDVREQGKRVLVHCCQGVSRSNSLVIAYLMWKVGMSFDDAFQHVKAARGVTNPNVGFARQLLQCQKQVHALHASPTSVLRMYPMAPHSPYDHGLGFPDSDTEEEVVNTSMFSGRRFGLDEVYMSDDSDYELPVDAQCHLMDKVGLAEGALHELNNEFQLYVSEEVRNKISILETNLVTENEKFASKIAKTDKHRRTQQERERKFDLQYQRTIAEALDNHLTAVQRDYEHISQLEEKRIRDDAAREEAKRKEKALIEETLGQVAATGSVYLAERNMTRVSKNALELEDKRLQIYEKLTSENEAIKGSSNQGNRKTGQNFNRLIKTISATVENVRTKADELVNIMRSPEYPQSLNILSFAEKVVFNCENSQKSDGFIFSCSRVIVLVTSKIPLAMDILMAELNRVCIYTVPKFVEFSSVLFQTREAYFKAIGYKEIDGKIESTDSYVERLSSIMRLYGALVQTEIGGFQNLHGLKEGWAWLASFLNSLPANLYTAVALQHFLEMSGYALYRRYRNQFEKLLRIIAQDFLKALKEGNSDSVNAKLIKVKTSIINYIESSQFKKEPEGLQLRDNLDSTDFF, from the exons ATGATAAGTGATGAAGAGAAGGAGCAATCACCAGGTGGAAGTTGGAAGACATACTCAAGGTCCGTTTCATGGACTGAACGTCCACCAAGAAAGTCTAATTCTAAACCACAATGGAACAGCAAAGCACGAGCTTGTTTACCGCCTCTTCAACCTCTTTCGATCATCAGATCCAGTTTGGAAGAATGGCCAAAAGCTGGGTCAGATGATCTTGGTATATGGCCAAATCCTCCAACCCCCGGCGTAAGTCCTGGGTCCGCAACACCCCGTGAAAATTCAGCCTCAGATAAACATccccgagaatttgattttaGAAAAGACAAGCTTGCCTTTTTTGAGAAGGAGTGCTCAAGGATTTTGGATCATATATATTTGGGTAGTGATGCTGTTGCAAAGAATCGTGAAATCCTCCGCCAGAATGGGATCACTCATGTGCTGAACTGTGTGGGGTTTGTTTGCCCAGAATATTTTAAGAATGAACTTGTGTACAAAACACTTTGGCTGCATGACTGCCCGTCCGAGGATATAACAAGTATTCTCTATGATGTGTTTGGTTATTTTGAAGATGTTCGGGAACAAGGCAAGCGCGTTCTCGTGCACTGCTGTCAAGGTGTGTCGCGATCGAACTCATTGGTCATTGCGTATCTTATGTGGAAAGTGGGGATGAGCTTTGATGATGCATTTCAGCATGTGAAGGCAGCCAGAGGAGTGACTAACCCAAATGTTGGATTTGCTCGCCAACTGTTGCAGTGCCAAAAACAAGTGCATGCTCTTCATGCAAGCCCTACTTCTGTTCTTAGGATGTACCCTATGGCACCTCACTCACCATATGATCATGGATTGGGTTTTCCTGATAGTGACACTGAAGAAGAGGTTGTTAACACATCCATGTTTTCAGGCAGAAGATTTGGTTTGGATGAAGTCTATATGAG TGATGATTCTGATTATGAGTTGCCTGTTGATGCTCAATGTCATTTGATGGATAAAGTGGGATTAGCAGAAGGTGCACTCCATGAGCTAAATAATGAATTTCAGCTTTATGTTTCG GAGGAAGTGAGAAATAAAATATCAATCTTAGAGACAAATTTGGTCACGGAGAATGAGAAGTTTGCTTCTAAAATTGCTAAAACCGATAAGCATAGAAGAACACAGCAAGAGAGAGAGCGAAAATTTGATTTGCAGTATCAACGTACAAT TGCAGAAGCACTTGATAATCACCTTACAGCTGTACAAAGAGATTATGAGCACATATCACAACTAGAAGAGAAAAGAATAAGAGACGACGCAGCTCGTGAAGAGGCTAAACGGAAAGAGAAGGCTCTCATAGAA GAAACTCTTGGGCAGGTTGCGGCTACAGGGTCT GTCTATTTGGCAGAAAGAAATATGACCAGAGTTTCAAAAAATGCTTTAGAATTGGAGGATAAAAGACTACAGATATATGAAAAGTTGACGTCTGAAAATGAGGCTATTAAAGGAAGTTCTAATCAG GGTAACCGAAAAACTGGACAGAATTTTAATAGGCTGATTAAAACCATCTCTGCTACTGTAGAAAATGTCAG AACAAAAGCAGATGAGTTGGTCAATATAATGAGGAGTCCGGAATATCCTCAGTCCCTCAATATCCTCTCATTCGCAGAAAAG GTGGTCTTCAACTGTGAAAATTCTCAAAAGAGCGACggatttattttttcttgtagtCGTGTCATTGTTCTCGTCACCTCCAAG ATTCCATTGGCTATGGACATTCTCATGGCGGAGTTAAATAGAGTTTGCATCTACACTGTGCCCAAATTTGTAGAATTCTCTTCG GTATTGTTTCAAACCAGAGAAGCTTATTTCAAAGCTATTGGCTACAAGGAAATAGATGGAAAGATCGAGAGCACTGATAGTTATGTAGAGAGATTGAGTTCAATCATGAGACTCTATGGAGCTTTAGTGCAG ACTGAAATTGGTGGCTTTCAGAATCTCCATGGACTTAAAGAAGGTTGGGCATGGCTTGCAAGTTTTCTAAATTCTCTCCCGGCTAATCTTTATACCGCAGTTGCACTTCAACATTTTCTTGAA ATGTCTGGATATGCCCTTTACCGAAGATACAGAAATCAATTTGAGAAGTTACTGAGGATTATTGCCCAAGACTTCCTCAAAGCACTAAAAGAAGGCAATTCAGATTCAGTAAATGCCAAGCTGATCAAGGTGAAAACGTCTATCATTAATTACATAGAATCAAGCCAGTTCAAGAAGGAACCAGAAGGATTGCAACTGAGAGACAACTTGGATTCGACTGATTTTTTTTGA
- the LOC140822077 gene encoding mRNA export factor GLE1-like isoform X3 has protein sequence MISDEEKEQSPGGSWKTYSRSVSWTERPPRKSNSKPQWNSKARACLPPLQPLSIIRSSLEEWPKAGSDDLGIWPNPPTPGVSPGSATPRENSASDKHPREFDFRKDKLAFFEKECSRILDHIYLGSDAVAKNREILRQNGITHVLNCVGFVCPEYFKNELVYKTLWLHDCPSEDITSILYDVFGYFEDVREQGKRVLVHCCQGVSRSNSLVIAYLMWKVGMSFDDAFQHVKAARGVTNPNVGFARQLLQCQKQVHALHASPTSVLRMYPMAPHSPYDHGLGFPDSDTEEEVVNTSMFSGRRFGLDEVYMSDDSDYELPVDAQCHLMDKVGLAEGALHELNNEFQLYVSEEVRNKISILETNLVTENEKFASKIAKTDKHRRTQQERERKFDLQYQRTIAEALDNHLTAVQRDYEHISQLEEKRIRDDAAREEAKRKEKALIEETLGQVAATGSDDKKQVSLSERNMTRVSKNALELEDKRLQIYEKLTSENEAIKGSSNQGNRKTGQNFNRLIKTISATVENVRTKADELVNIMRSPEYPQSLNILSFAEKVVFNCENSQKSDGFIFSCSRVIVLVTSKIPLAMDILMAELNRVCIYTVPKFVEFSSVLFQTREAYFKAIGYKEIDGKIESTDSYVERLSSIMRLYGALVQTEIGGFQNLHGLKEGWAWLASFLNSLPANLYTAVALQHFLEMSGYALYRRYRNQFEKLLRIIAQDFLKALKEGNSDSVNAKLIKVKTSIINYIESSQFKKEPEGLQLRDNLDSTDFF, from the exons ATGATAAGTGATGAAGAGAAGGAGCAATCACCAGGTGGAAGTTGGAAGACATACTCAAGGTCCGTTTCATGGACTGAACGTCCACCAAGAAAGTCTAATTCTAAACCACAATGGAACAGCAAAGCACGAGCTTGTTTACCGCCTCTTCAACCTCTTTCGATCATCAGATCCAGTTTGGAAGAATGGCCAAAAGCTGGGTCAGATGATCTTGGTATATGGCCAAATCCTCCAACCCCCGGCGTAAGTCCTGGGTCCGCAACACCCCGTGAAAATTCAGCCTCAGATAAACATccccgagaatttgattttaGAAAAGACAAGCTTGCCTTTTTTGAGAAGGAGTGCTCAAGGATTTTGGATCATATATATTTGGGTAGTGATGCTGTTGCAAAGAATCGTGAAATCCTCCGCCAGAATGGGATCACTCATGTGCTGAACTGTGTGGGGTTTGTTTGCCCAGAATATTTTAAGAATGAACTTGTGTACAAAACACTTTGGCTGCATGACTGCCCGTCCGAGGATATAACAAGTATTCTCTATGATGTGTTTGGTTATTTTGAAGATGTTCGGGAACAAGGCAAGCGCGTTCTCGTGCACTGCTGTCAAGGTGTGTCGCGATCGAACTCATTGGTCATTGCGTATCTTATGTGGAAAGTGGGGATGAGCTTTGATGATGCATTTCAGCATGTGAAGGCAGCCAGAGGAGTGACTAACCCAAATGTTGGATTTGCTCGCCAACTGTTGCAGTGCCAAAAACAAGTGCATGCTCTTCATGCAAGCCCTACTTCTGTTCTTAGGATGTACCCTATGGCACCTCACTCACCATATGATCATGGATTGGGTTTTCCTGATAGTGACACTGAAGAAGAGGTTGTTAACACATCCATGTTTTCAGGCAGAAGATTTGGTTTGGATGAAGTCTATATGAG TGATGATTCTGATTATGAGTTGCCTGTTGATGCTCAATGTCATTTGATGGATAAAGTGGGATTAGCAGAAGGTGCACTCCATGAGCTAAATAATGAATTTCAGCTTTATGTTTCG GAGGAAGTGAGAAATAAAATATCAATCTTAGAGACAAATTTGGTCACGGAGAATGAGAAGTTTGCTTCTAAAATTGCTAAAACCGATAAGCATAGAAGAACACAGCAAGAGAGAGAGCGAAAATTTGATTTGCAGTATCAACGTACAAT TGCAGAAGCACTTGATAATCACCTTACAGCTGTACAAAGAGATTATGAGCACATATCACAACTAGAAGAGAAAAGAATAAGAGACGACGCAGCTCGTGAAGAGGCTAAACGGAAAGAGAAGGCTCTCATAGAA GAAACTCTTGGGCAGGTTGCGGCTACAGGGTCTGACGATAAGAAACAGGTTTCATTATCAG AAAGAAATATGACCAGAGTTTCAAAAAATGCTTTAGAATTGGAGGATAAAAGACTACAGATATATGAAAAGTTGACGTCTGAAAATGAGGCTATTAAAGGAAGTTCTAATCAG GGTAACCGAAAAACTGGACAGAATTTTAATAGGCTGATTAAAACCATCTCTGCTACTGTAGAAAATGTCAG AACAAAAGCAGATGAGTTGGTCAATATAATGAGGAGTCCGGAATATCCTCAGTCCCTCAATATCCTCTCATTCGCAGAAAAG GTGGTCTTCAACTGTGAAAATTCTCAAAAGAGCGACggatttattttttcttgtagtCGTGTCATTGTTCTCGTCACCTCCAAG ATTCCATTGGCTATGGACATTCTCATGGCGGAGTTAAATAGAGTTTGCATCTACACTGTGCCCAAATTTGTAGAATTCTCTTCG GTATTGTTTCAAACCAGAGAAGCTTATTTCAAAGCTATTGGCTACAAGGAAATAGATGGAAAGATCGAGAGCACTGATAGTTATGTAGAGAGATTGAGTTCAATCATGAGACTCTATGGAGCTTTAGTGCAG ACTGAAATTGGTGGCTTTCAGAATCTCCATGGACTTAAAGAAGGTTGGGCATGGCTTGCAAGTTTTCTAAATTCTCTCCCGGCTAATCTTTATACCGCAGTTGCACTTCAACATTTTCTTGAA ATGTCTGGATATGCCCTTTACCGAAGATACAGAAATCAATTTGAGAAGTTACTGAGGATTATTGCCCAAGACTTCCTCAAAGCACTAAAAGAAGGCAATTCAGATTCAGTAAATGCCAAGCTGATCAAGGTGAAAACGTCTATCATTAATTACATAGAATCAAGCCAGTTCAAGAAGGAACCAGAAGGATTGCAACTGAGAGACAACTTGGATTCGACTGATTTTTTTTGA
- the LOC140822077 gene encoding mRNA export factor GLE1-like isoform X1: MISDEEKEQSPGGSWKTYSRSVSWTERPPRKSNSKPQWNSKARACLPPLQPLSIIRSSLEEWPKAGSDDLGIWPNPPTPGVSPGSATPRENSASDKHPREFDFRKDKLAFFEKECSRILDHIYLGSDAVAKNREILRQNGITHVLNCVGFVCPEYFKNELVYKTLWLHDCPSEDITSILYDVFGYFEDVREQGKRVLVHCCQGVSRSNSLVIAYLMWKVGMSFDDAFQHVKAARGVTNPNVGFARQLLQCQKQVHALHASPTSVLRMYPMAPHSPYDHGLGFPDSDTEEEVVNTSMFSGRRFGLDEVYMSDDSDYELPVDAQCHLMDKVGLAEGALHELNNEFQLYVSEEVRNKISILETNLVTENEKFASKIAKTDKHRRTQQERERKFDLQYQRTIAEALDNHLTAVQRDYEHISQLEEKRIRDDAAREEAKRKEKALIEEKIRQERIETEKKARLQAERAEMAEVVAEAEKQYVEEMKQAAVETLRNGVPMVLDYSKETLGQVAATGSDDKKQVSLSERNMTRVSKNALELEDKRLQIYEKLTSENEAIKGSSNQGNRKTGQNFNRLIKTISATVENVRTKADELVNIMRSPEYPQSLNILSFAEKVVFNCENSQKSDGFIFSCSRVIVLVTSKIPLAMDILMAELNRVCIYTVPKFVEFSSVLFQTREAYFKAIGYKEIDGKIESTDSYVERLSSIMRLYGALVQTEIGGFQNLHGLKEGWAWLASFLNSLPANLYTAVALQHFLEMSGYALYRRYRNQFEKLLRIIAQDFLKALKEGNSDSVNAKLIKVKTSIINYIESSQFKKEPEGLQLRDNLDSTDFF, from the exons ATGATAAGTGATGAAGAGAAGGAGCAATCACCAGGTGGAAGTTGGAAGACATACTCAAGGTCCGTTTCATGGACTGAACGTCCACCAAGAAAGTCTAATTCTAAACCACAATGGAACAGCAAAGCACGAGCTTGTTTACCGCCTCTTCAACCTCTTTCGATCATCAGATCCAGTTTGGAAGAATGGCCAAAAGCTGGGTCAGATGATCTTGGTATATGGCCAAATCCTCCAACCCCCGGCGTAAGTCCTGGGTCCGCAACACCCCGTGAAAATTCAGCCTCAGATAAACATccccgagaatttgattttaGAAAAGACAAGCTTGCCTTTTTTGAGAAGGAGTGCTCAAGGATTTTGGATCATATATATTTGGGTAGTGATGCTGTTGCAAAGAATCGTGAAATCCTCCGCCAGAATGGGATCACTCATGTGCTGAACTGTGTGGGGTTTGTTTGCCCAGAATATTTTAAGAATGAACTTGTGTACAAAACACTTTGGCTGCATGACTGCCCGTCCGAGGATATAACAAGTATTCTCTATGATGTGTTTGGTTATTTTGAAGATGTTCGGGAACAAGGCAAGCGCGTTCTCGTGCACTGCTGTCAAGGTGTGTCGCGATCGAACTCATTGGTCATTGCGTATCTTATGTGGAAAGTGGGGATGAGCTTTGATGATGCATTTCAGCATGTGAAGGCAGCCAGAGGAGTGACTAACCCAAATGTTGGATTTGCTCGCCAACTGTTGCAGTGCCAAAAACAAGTGCATGCTCTTCATGCAAGCCCTACTTCTGTTCTTAGGATGTACCCTATGGCACCTCACTCACCATATGATCATGGATTGGGTTTTCCTGATAGTGACACTGAAGAAGAGGTTGTTAACACATCCATGTTTTCAGGCAGAAGATTTGGTTTGGATGAAGTCTATATGAG TGATGATTCTGATTATGAGTTGCCTGTTGATGCTCAATGTCATTTGATGGATAAAGTGGGATTAGCAGAAGGTGCACTCCATGAGCTAAATAATGAATTTCAGCTTTATGTTTCG GAGGAAGTGAGAAATAAAATATCAATCTTAGAGACAAATTTGGTCACGGAGAATGAGAAGTTTGCTTCTAAAATTGCTAAAACCGATAAGCATAGAAGAACACAGCAAGAGAGAGAGCGAAAATTTGATTTGCAGTATCAACGTACAAT TGCAGAAGCACTTGATAATCACCTTACAGCTGTACAAAGAGATTATGAGCACATATCACAACTAGAAGAGAAAAGAATAAGAGACGACGCAGCTCGTGAAGAGGCTAAACGGAAAGAGAAGGCTCTCATAGAAGAAAAAATACGTCAAGAAAGGATCGAAACTGAAAAAAAG GCTAGGCTACAAGCTGAGAGAGCTGAAATGGCTGAAGTGGTTGCCGAAGCTGAGAAGCAGTATGTTGAAGAAATGAAGCAAGCTGCTGTTGAAACTTTAAGAAATGGTGTTCCCATGGTACTGGATTATTCGAAGGAAACTCTTGGGCAGGTTGCGGCTACAGGGTCTGACGATAAGAAACAGGTTTCATTATCAG AAAGAAATATGACCAGAGTTTCAAAAAATGCTTTAGAATTGGAGGATAAAAGACTACAGATATATGAAAAGTTGACGTCTGAAAATGAGGCTATTAAAGGAAGTTCTAATCAG GGTAACCGAAAAACTGGACAGAATTTTAATAGGCTGATTAAAACCATCTCTGCTACTGTAGAAAATGTCAG AACAAAAGCAGATGAGTTGGTCAATATAATGAGGAGTCCGGAATATCCTCAGTCCCTCAATATCCTCTCATTCGCAGAAAAG GTGGTCTTCAACTGTGAAAATTCTCAAAAGAGCGACggatttattttttcttgtagtCGTGTCATTGTTCTCGTCACCTCCAAG ATTCCATTGGCTATGGACATTCTCATGGCGGAGTTAAATAGAGTTTGCATCTACACTGTGCCCAAATTTGTAGAATTCTCTTCG GTATTGTTTCAAACCAGAGAAGCTTATTTCAAAGCTATTGGCTACAAGGAAATAGATGGAAAGATCGAGAGCACTGATAGTTATGTAGAGAGATTGAGTTCAATCATGAGACTCTATGGAGCTTTAGTGCAG ACTGAAATTGGTGGCTTTCAGAATCTCCATGGACTTAAAGAAGGTTGGGCATGGCTTGCAAGTTTTCTAAATTCTCTCCCGGCTAATCTTTATACCGCAGTTGCACTTCAACATTTTCTTGAA ATGTCTGGATATGCCCTTTACCGAAGATACAGAAATCAATTTGAGAAGTTACTGAGGATTATTGCCCAAGACTTCCTCAAAGCACTAAAAGAAGGCAATTCAGATTCAGTAAATGCCAAGCTGATCAAGGTGAAAACGTCTATCATTAATTACATAGAATCAAGCCAGTTCAAGAAGGAACCAGAAGGATTGCAACTGAGAGACAACTTGGATTCGACTGATTTTTTTTGA
- the LOC140822077 gene encoding mRNA export factor GLE1-like isoform X2, with the protein MISDEEKEQSPGGSWKTYSRSVSWTERPPRKSNSKPQWNSKARACLPPLQPLSIIRSSLEEWPKAGSDDLGIWPNPPTPGVSPGSATPRENSASDKHPREFDFRKDKLAFFEKECSRILDHIYLGSDAVAKNREILRQNGITHVLNCVGFVCPEYFKNELVYKTLWLHDCPSEDITSILYDVFGYFEDVREQGKRVLVHCCQGVSRSNSLVIAYLMWKVGMSFDDAFQHVKAARGVTNPNVGFARQLLQCQKQVHALHASPTSVLRMYPMAPHSPYDHGLGFPDSDTEEEVVNTSMFSGRRFGLDEVYMSDDSDYELPVDAQCHLMDKVGLAEGALHELNNEFQLYVSEEVRNKISILETNLVTENEKFASKIAKTDKHRRTQQERERKFDLQYQRTIAEALDNHLTAVQRDYEHISQLEEKRIRDDAAREEAKRKEKALIEEKIRQERIETEKKARLQAERAEMAEVVAEAEKQYVEEMKQAAVETLRNGVPMVLDYSKETLGQVAATGSVYLAERNMTRVSKNALELEDKRLQIYEKLTSENEAIKGSSNQGNRKTGQNFNRLIKTISATVENVRTKADELVNIMRSPEYPQSLNILSFAEKVVFNCENSQKSDGFIFSCSRVIVLVTSKIPLAMDILMAELNRVCIYTVPKFVEFSSVLFQTREAYFKAIGYKEIDGKIESTDSYVERLSSIMRLYGALVQTEIGGFQNLHGLKEGWAWLASFLNSLPANLYTAVALQHFLEMSGYALYRRYRNQFEKLLRIIAQDFLKALKEGNSDSVNAKLIKVKTSIINYIESSQFKKEPEGLQLRDNLDSTDFF; encoded by the exons ATGATAAGTGATGAAGAGAAGGAGCAATCACCAGGTGGAAGTTGGAAGACATACTCAAGGTCCGTTTCATGGACTGAACGTCCACCAAGAAAGTCTAATTCTAAACCACAATGGAACAGCAAAGCACGAGCTTGTTTACCGCCTCTTCAACCTCTTTCGATCATCAGATCCAGTTTGGAAGAATGGCCAAAAGCTGGGTCAGATGATCTTGGTATATGGCCAAATCCTCCAACCCCCGGCGTAAGTCCTGGGTCCGCAACACCCCGTGAAAATTCAGCCTCAGATAAACATccccgagaatttgattttaGAAAAGACAAGCTTGCCTTTTTTGAGAAGGAGTGCTCAAGGATTTTGGATCATATATATTTGGGTAGTGATGCTGTTGCAAAGAATCGTGAAATCCTCCGCCAGAATGGGATCACTCATGTGCTGAACTGTGTGGGGTTTGTTTGCCCAGAATATTTTAAGAATGAACTTGTGTACAAAACACTTTGGCTGCATGACTGCCCGTCCGAGGATATAACAAGTATTCTCTATGATGTGTTTGGTTATTTTGAAGATGTTCGGGAACAAGGCAAGCGCGTTCTCGTGCACTGCTGTCAAGGTGTGTCGCGATCGAACTCATTGGTCATTGCGTATCTTATGTGGAAAGTGGGGATGAGCTTTGATGATGCATTTCAGCATGTGAAGGCAGCCAGAGGAGTGACTAACCCAAATGTTGGATTTGCTCGCCAACTGTTGCAGTGCCAAAAACAAGTGCATGCTCTTCATGCAAGCCCTACTTCTGTTCTTAGGATGTACCCTATGGCACCTCACTCACCATATGATCATGGATTGGGTTTTCCTGATAGTGACACTGAAGAAGAGGTTGTTAACACATCCATGTTTTCAGGCAGAAGATTTGGTTTGGATGAAGTCTATATGAG TGATGATTCTGATTATGAGTTGCCTGTTGATGCTCAATGTCATTTGATGGATAAAGTGGGATTAGCAGAAGGTGCACTCCATGAGCTAAATAATGAATTTCAGCTTTATGTTTCG GAGGAAGTGAGAAATAAAATATCAATCTTAGAGACAAATTTGGTCACGGAGAATGAGAAGTTTGCTTCTAAAATTGCTAAAACCGATAAGCATAGAAGAACACAGCAAGAGAGAGAGCGAAAATTTGATTTGCAGTATCAACGTACAAT TGCAGAAGCACTTGATAATCACCTTACAGCTGTACAAAGAGATTATGAGCACATATCACAACTAGAAGAGAAAAGAATAAGAGACGACGCAGCTCGTGAAGAGGCTAAACGGAAAGAGAAGGCTCTCATAGAAGAAAAAATACGTCAAGAAAGGATCGAAACTGAAAAAAAG GCTAGGCTACAAGCTGAGAGAGCTGAAATGGCTGAAGTGGTTGCCGAAGCTGAGAAGCAGTATGTTGAAGAAATGAAGCAAGCTGCTGTTGAAACTTTAAGAAATGGTGTTCCCATGGTACTGGATTATTCGAAGGAAACTCTTGGGCAGGTTGCGGCTACAGGGTCT GTCTATTTGGCAGAAAGAAATATGACCAGAGTTTCAAAAAATGCTTTAGAATTGGAGGATAAAAGACTACAGATATATGAAAAGTTGACGTCTGAAAATGAGGCTATTAAAGGAAGTTCTAATCAG GGTAACCGAAAAACTGGACAGAATTTTAATAGGCTGATTAAAACCATCTCTGCTACTGTAGAAAATGTCAG AACAAAAGCAGATGAGTTGGTCAATATAATGAGGAGTCCGGAATATCCTCAGTCCCTCAATATCCTCTCATTCGCAGAAAAG GTGGTCTTCAACTGTGAAAATTCTCAAAAGAGCGACggatttattttttcttgtagtCGTGTCATTGTTCTCGTCACCTCCAAG ATTCCATTGGCTATGGACATTCTCATGGCGGAGTTAAATAGAGTTTGCATCTACACTGTGCCCAAATTTGTAGAATTCTCTTCG GTATTGTTTCAAACCAGAGAAGCTTATTTCAAAGCTATTGGCTACAAGGAAATAGATGGAAAGATCGAGAGCACTGATAGTTATGTAGAGAGATTGAGTTCAATCATGAGACTCTATGGAGCTTTAGTGCAG ACTGAAATTGGTGGCTTTCAGAATCTCCATGGACTTAAAGAAGGTTGGGCATGGCTTGCAAGTTTTCTAAATTCTCTCCCGGCTAATCTTTATACCGCAGTTGCACTTCAACATTTTCTTGAA ATGTCTGGATATGCCCTTTACCGAAGATACAGAAATCAATTTGAGAAGTTACTGAGGATTATTGCCCAAGACTTCCTCAAAGCACTAAAAGAAGGCAATTCAGATTCAGTAAATGCCAAGCTGATCAAGGTGAAAACGTCTATCATTAATTACATAGAATCAAGCCAGTTCAAGAAGGAACCAGAAGGATTGCAACTGAGAGACAACTTGGATTCGACTGATTTTTTTTGA